One region of Natronolimnobius baerhuensis genomic DNA includes:
- a CDS encoding PstA family ABC transporter permease has protein sequence MDRYAKQRLFELLARGAAALVVAVMVLVIGVTLFRGGRVLLTDPAVAITPPGSRYQLEADGGFLHAVVGSLFIVGPATVVSMVLAVSTAIYLQSDYSSERFSDAVNMFLNVLWATPPIVYGVFVLTIIIAIGARTSMFFGIIAIAIFQYPIMTRYTDEALRSAPDAVKEASYGLGSTRLETALITVRAALPGVIAGIIMGFARGIGDAATVLFTAGRSNTMPGGPFDGSTTLPVLIFDNAMSFNDELRAQAYAASFLLIVAVLGLIVVSKVLSGRYARFAPGGRNS, from the coding sequence TCATGGTGCTGGTCATCGGCGTGACGCTGTTCAGAGGCGGGCGCGTCCTGTTAACCGATCCAGCCGTCGCGATCACGCCACCGGGCTCGCGCTACCAGCTCGAGGCCGATGGTGGCTTCCTTCATGCAGTCGTGGGGAGTCTCTTCATCGTCGGCCCAGCAACGGTCGTCTCGATGGTACTGGCCGTCTCGACAGCAATCTACCTCCAGAGCGACTACTCGAGCGAACGGTTCTCGGACGCCGTGAACATGTTCCTCAACGTCCTCTGGGCGACACCGCCGATTGTCTACGGTGTGTTCGTCCTGACGATCATTATCGCAATCGGTGCCCGAACGAGCATGTTCTTTGGCATCATCGCCATTGCGATCTTCCAGTATCCGATCATGACGCGGTACACCGACGAGGCGTTGCGATCTGCACCCGACGCCGTCAAAGAGGCCAGCTACGGTCTCGGATCGACGCGACTCGAGACCGCACTGATCACTGTGCGGGCGGCCCTGCCGGGCGTCATCGCTGGCATCATCATGGGCTTCGCTCGCGGGATCGGCGACGCCGCGACGGTGTTGTTTACCGCCGGCCGAAGTAACACGATGCCCGGCGGCCCCTTCGACGGCTCGACGACGTTGCCGGTGCTGATCTTCGATAACGCGATGTCGTTCAACGATGAACTTCGGGCCCAGGCGTACGCGGCGTCGTTCCTCCTCATCGTCGCCGTCTTGGGACTGATCGTCGTCTCGAAGGTACTGTCCGGACGCTACGCACGCTTTGCGCCAGGAGGACGTAACTCATGA
- a CDS encoding phosphate ABC transporter ATP-binding protein: MTQSTALSTTELAVTYTGNREVEALKGVSVDFPENQLTTIIGPSGCGKSTLLKSLNRLHEIQPNVEITGSVSLQGESIYNTDDPAPEIRRRIGYVPQTPTALPLSIYENVAYGVKIHGDYDDKDDLDDLVETYLRKVNLWDEVQDRLEMPGAELSTGQIQRLCLARSLAVEPEVLLCDEVTSALDPISAEQVEETLEDLKAEYTIIMVTHSMDQAKRLADEVVFLYLGELIEANDTRSFFENPENDRTREFVKGHTAVEYTDSNEGDDTDTDSGTETIPAE; this comes from the coding sequence ATGACCCAGTCCACCGCACTCAGCACGACCGAACTCGCCGTAACGTACACCGGGAATCGCGAAGTCGAGGCGCTGAAAGGCGTCTCAGTCGACTTTCCGGAGAACCAGCTGACTACCATTATCGGCCCCTCGGGCTGTGGCAAATCGACGCTGTTGAAATCGTTGAACCGCCTTCACGAGATCCAGCCCAACGTCGAGATTACCGGCAGCGTCTCCCTGCAGGGCGAGTCGATCTACAACACCGACGATCCGGCACCGGAGATTCGCCGACGGATCGGCTACGTCCCACAGACCCCGACCGCATTGCCGCTGTCGATCTACGAAAACGTCGCCTACGGCGTGAAGATCCACGGCGACTACGACGACAAAGACGACCTCGACGACCTTGTCGAGACCTACCTGCGGAAGGTCAACCTCTGGGACGAGGTGCAGGATCGACTCGAAATGCCCGGCGCGGAACTCTCGACTGGGCAGATCCAGCGGCTCTGTCTGGCCCGCTCGCTGGCCGTCGAACCCGAGGTCCTGCTGTGTGACGAGGTGACGTCAGCGCTTGACCCCATCTCCGCCGAGCAAGTCGAGGAAACCCTCGAGGATCTCAAAGCGGAGTACACGATCATCATGGTCACCCACAGCATGGATCAGGCGAAGCGACTCGCCGACGAGGTCGTCTTCCTCTATCTCGGCGAACTCATCGAAGCCAACGACACGCGGTCGTTCTTCGAGAACCCCGAAAACGACCGCACACGAGAGTTCGTCAAGGGACACACGGCGGTCGAATACACCGACTCGAACGAGGGCGACGATACCGACACTGACTCGGGGACCGAGACGATTCCAGCCGAGTGA
- the trpB gene encoding tryptophan synthase subunit beta: MSDSNGDFEGYGGRYVPEPLEDALEELATAYDEVATTEAFQDEFRDLLAEFAGRQTPLYYAGNLSERYGADIYFKREDLLHGGAHKINNALGQALLAKRAGRERLIAETGAGQHGTATAMVGALLGLETEIYMGRKDVERQEMNAFRMRLMGAEVNEVTRGNEGLADAVDAALEDFAQNVEDTHYLVGSVVGPDPFPRMVRDFQSVIGEEAREQFQARTGGLPDAAVACVGGGSNAIGLFHAFRDDDVAFYGAEGGGEGADSSKHAAPLAKGTDDVLHGMKTRVIDEDVDVHSVSAGLDYPGVGPEHAMFRAVGRCEYTGVTDEEALAAFRELSETEGIIPALESSHAVARAIQLAEDGEHDTILVNLSGRGDKDMETAAGKFDL; the protein is encoded by the coding sequence ATGTCCGACAGCAACGGCGACTTTGAGGGCTACGGTGGCCGCTACGTTCCTGAACCGCTCGAGGACGCACTCGAGGAACTCGCGACCGCCTACGACGAGGTGGCGACGACCGAGGCCTTTCAGGACGAGTTTCGCGACCTGCTGGCAGAGTTCGCCGGCCGACAGACACCGCTGTATTACGCGGGCAACCTGAGCGAGCGCTACGGCGCAGACATCTACTTCAAGCGCGAGGACCTGCTCCACGGCGGCGCACACAAGATTAACAACGCACTCGGACAGGCGCTGCTCGCCAAACGCGCCGGCCGCGAGCGGCTGATCGCCGAAACCGGTGCCGGCCAGCACGGCACCGCAACCGCGATGGTCGGCGCACTGCTCGGCCTCGAGACCGAGATCTACATGGGTCGTAAAGACGTCGAGCGCCAGGAGATGAACGCCTTCCGCATGCGACTCATGGGTGCCGAGGTTAACGAGGTGACGCGGGGCAACGAGGGGCTCGCCGACGCCGTCGACGCCGCCTTGGAGGACTTCGCACAGAACGTCGAAGACACCCATTATCTGGTCGGCAGCGTCGTCGGCCCGGACCCGTTCCCGCGGATGGTCCGTGACTTCCAGTCCGTTATCGGCGAGGAAGCCCGCGAGCAGTTCCAGGCCCGAACGGGCGGTCTCCCCGACGCCGCAGTCGCCTGCGTCGGCGGCGGCTCGAACGCCATCGGCCTCTTTCACGCCTTCCGCGACGATGACGTTGCCTTCTACGGCGCGGAGGGCGGCGGCGAAGGCGCGGACTCGAGCAAGCACGCTGCCCCGCTCGCCAAGGGAACTGACGACGTGCTCCACGGCATGAAAACGCGCGTCATCGACGAGGACGTCGACGTCCACTCCGTCTCCGCCGGACTCGACTACCCCGGCGTCGGCCCCGAACACGCCATGTTCCGCGCCGTCGGTCGCTGTGAGTACACCGGCGTCACCGACGAGGAAGCGCTGGCCGCGTTCCGCGAGTTGAGCGAAACGGAGGGGATCATTCCCGCACTCGAGTCGAGCCACGCCGTCGCGCGGGCGATTCAACTCGCCGAAGACGGCGAACACGACACCATCCTCGTGAATCTCTCCGGGCGTGGCGACAAAGACATGGAAACCGCCGCCGGGAAGTTCGATCTCTAA
- the tnpA gene encoding IS200/IS605 family transposase, with the protein MEEYRSHAHSVSSCKYHFVWCPKYRHPVLDVVEDDVRELFGKNADHFGHDILALEIADDHVHLFVQCDPKHSPADIARQFKSYSGKHLLERYPEIRESYFWGGGFWKVGYYVGTTGAVSEEVVERYIEETEHATE; encoded by the coding sequence ATGGAGGAGTACCGCAGTCACGCGCATTCGGTTAGTTCCTGCAAGTATCACTTCGTATGGTGTCCCAAGTACCGCCACCCGGTTCTTGATGTAGTGGAAGACGATGTGCGAGAGTTGTTTGGTAAGAATGCTGACCACTTCGGTCACGATATTCTGGCGTTGGAGATTGCAGACGACCACGTTCACCTGTTCGTCCAGTGTGACCCGAAGCACAGTCCGGCTGACATCGCTCGGCAGTTCAAGTCGTATTCAGGGAAGCACTTGCTGGAGCGGTATCCCGAGATTCGGGAGTCGTATTTCTGGGGCGGCGGATTCTGGAAGGTCGGATACTACGTGGGAACGACGGGAGCAGTGTCGGAGGAAGTGGTTGAGCGGTATATCGAAGAGACGGAACACGCGACAGAGTGA
- a CDS encoding RNA-guided endonuclease TnpB family protein, with translation MGEEATKTIQTRLHIASGERSWLHDARLASREIFNDTIRLKQQGYTRTEIQKEVDRDDFLRNNKCAVVGKALQTWDSYQSLKEWWENQDDPDGGKPTPPSSDKTGAYPLVMAHTEGYRLTVDDDTNRVQVRISPKPYKKVKGHLRGEPDAMDELRDALTSDEVDVGQAELLYRDGVYYLHVTVTREFDVPEPDTADTLVGVDINERNVALTALDRETMRTKGTLVLDYGRVKQERQRYHTITTRCQEHGKTSIHQKLGDKEEQFTEWVLHRLSRAVVEFAARFSNPVIVFEDMSGIRDEIKYGTYMNRRLHKLPFHKFEKFVSYKATWREIPTDTVDAYYNSKTCSCCGERGSRQGRRLQCTNDECDVAQDHADRNASVNIAWREKAKLDGNTTNYRTHKTQPQVRLVRLSGSGRVSRPISSRSLAEQGVLAHG, from the coding sequence ATGGGTGAAGAAGCCACGAAGACGATTCAGACGCGCCTTCACATAGCGTCTGGTGAGCGGTCGTGGCTTCACGACGCCCGACTCGCCTCACGCGAGATATTCAACGACACCATCCGCCTAAAACAACAAGGGTACACCCGAACCGAGATACAGAAGGAGGTTGACCGCGACGACTTCTTGCGGAACAACAAGTGTGCGGTCGTCGGCAAAGCCCTCCAAACGTGGGACTCCTACCAATCGCTCAAAGAGTGGTGGGAGAATCAAGATGACCCTGATGGCGGCAAGCCGACGCCGCCGAGTTCGGACAAAACTGGTGCGTATCCGCTCGTGATGGCGCACACGGAAGGCTATCGCCTCACCGTAGACGACGACACGAACCGCGTCCAAGTCCGCATCAGTCCCAAACCCTACAAAAAGGTGAAGGGCCATCTGCGCGGTGAACCGGACGCGATGGACGAACTTCGAGACGCCCTCACGTCGGACGAGGTGGATGTGGGGCAGGCCGAACTCCTGTACCGCGATGGCGTGTACTACCTACACGTCACGGTCACACGCGAGTTCGACGTGCCCGAACCCGACACCGCCGACACGTTGGTTGGCGTGGACATCAACGAGCGCAACGTCGCTCTCACCGCCCTCGACCGCGAGACGATGCGGACGAAGGGCACACTCGTCCTCGACTACGGACGAGTGAAGCAGGAACGTCAACGCTACCACACCATCACCACTCGCTGTCAAGAACACGGCAAGACGAGCATTCACCAGAAACTCGGCGATAAGGAAGAACAGTTTACCGAGTGGGTGTTACATCGACTTTCCCGTGCTGTCGTAGAGTTCGCAGCACGGTTCTCGAACCCGGTTATCGTGTTCGAGGATATGAGCGGTATCCGCGACGAAATCAAGTACGGGACGTATATGAACCGTCGATTGCACAAACTGCCGTTCCACAAGTTCGAGAAGTTCGTCTCGTACAAGGCGACGTGGCGGGAGATTCCCACGGACACGGTGGATGCGTACTACAACTCGAAGACGTGTTCGTGCTGTGGTGAGCGCGGAAGTCGGCAGGGACGGCGGCTCCAGTGTACGAACGACGAGTGTGACGTAGCGCAAGACCACGCCGACCGGAATGCGTCGGTGAACATCGCGTGGCGCGAGAAGGCGAAACTTGACGGTAATACTACGAATTACCGGACTCACAAAACCCAGCCGCAGGTTCGGTTGGTGCGTCTGTCCGGGTCGGGGCGTGTAAGCCGCCCAATCTCATCCCGCTCGCTTGCCGAGCAGGGAGTGCTAGCGCACGGCTGA
- a CDS encoding VOC family protein translates to MELSSVYVTVEDMDRALEFYRELFDSEPVQEEERFSMFEFDGTDFGLYNPAYDGEDAEYGTNCVPNFEVDDVDAAYERTEALAQNVGHDILEVGDYRMFQFVDSEGNTIEVFSVDD, encoded by the coding sequence ATGGAGTTGAGTTCGGTGTACGTCACCGTCGAAGACATGGACCGTGCCCTCGAGTTCTATCGGGAACTGTTCGACTCCGAACCGGTGCAGGAAGAAGAGCGATTTTCGATGTTCGAGTTCGACGGCACCGATTTCGGCCTCTACAACCCGGCATACGATGGTGAAGACGCCGAGTACGGAACCAACTGCGTGCCGAACTTCGAGGTCGACGACGTCGACGCTGCCTACGAGCGGACCGAGGCGCTCGCACAGAACGTGGGTCACGACATCCTCGAGGTTGGCGACTATCGCATGTTCCAGTTCGTCGATTCCGAGGGGAACACGATTGAGGTCTTTAGCGTCGACGACTGA
- a CDS encoding glycosyltransferase, translating to MHIAFVSLETVHHRDTETNRRLRTICELLRDAGHDVHVFCAPHWGGDHPQFEQDGITYHAIAESTDARSGVAFRLPIALARAKPDVIHVTATPPGQVAPAAVGAMLARTPLVLEWYGDGGVFPHRWRRWAAGRADRLHVPSELVATWIREQGLSGDSIETVPNPIDLERIRSVDPGEEVDVVYARRLDEGANLESLFLGLAELRRKDWTATVIGDGPEREAYEQLASDLRIRDRITFRGECSREERIAVYRGAHVFAQTAEHCVFPTEMCWALASGCVGIVEYHVDSSAHELVEGLDRGFRTTSEAELADAIVEAGDLERLDYDETFAEYDRSEILDRYLVQYRTLQDEQGLL from the coding sequence ATGCACATTGCGTTCGTCTCGCTCGAAACGGTCCATCACCGTGATACCGAGACGAACCGCCGGCTGCGAACGATCTGTGAACTCCTTCGCGATGCCGGCCACGACGTCCACGTCTTCTGTGCGCCCCACTGGGGTGGCGACCATCCGCAGTTCGAACAAGACGGGATTACGTACCATGCCATCGCCGAAAGCACCGACGCGCGATCCGGCGTCGCGTTCCGACTACCGATTGCACTCGCTCGAGCAAAGCCAGACGTTATCCACGTTACCGCCACCCCTCCGGGGCAGGTCGCTCCCGCGGCAGTCGGTGCGATGCTCGCTCGCACACCGCTGGTCCTCGAGTGGTACGGCGATGGCGGCGTTTTCCCGCATCGCTGGCGACGCTGGGCGGCGGGACGCGCTGACCGTCTTCACGTTCCCTCGGAACTCGTCGCGACCTGGATCCGAGAACAGGGACTCAGCGGTGACTCGATTGAGACTGTCCCGAACCCCATCGATCTCGAGCGGATTCGGTCGGTTGACCCCGGCGAGGAGGTCGACGTCGTCTACGCCCGCCGGCTCGATGAGGGCGCAAACCTCGAGAGCCTGTTTCTCGGCCTCGCAGAACTGCGTCGAAAAGACTGGACCGCGACGGTGATCGGTGATGGTCCCGAACGCGAGGCCTACGAACAACTCGCGAGTGACCTCCGGATTCGGGATCGCATCACCTTCCGCGGCGAGTGCTCGCGCGAGGAGCGCATCGCGGTCTACCGCGGTGCCCACGTCTTTGCACAGACAGCCGAACACTGCGTGTTCCCGACCGAGATGTGCTGGGCGCTGGCCTCAGGCTGTGTCGGTATCGTCGAGTATCACGTCGACTCGAGCGCGCACGAACTCGTCGAGGGCTTGGATCGCGGCTTTCGAACGACGAGCGAGGCAGAACTCGCGGATGCAATCGTCGAGGCCGGTGACCTCGAGCGACTGGACTACGATGAGACGTTTGCGGAGTACGACCGCTCGGAGATTCTGGACCGATATCTGGTGCAGTATCGAACGTTGCAAGACGAGCAAGGGCTGTTGTAG
- a CDS encoding prolipoprotein diacylglyceryl transferase produces the protein MSGTTDGNSDPVGILLVTILIVLVAFGTTVAVVGSEFVADEPSPDSDADADSGNSVGTLENDTVLESGPDNASETDDTVTDSDNESVDESENESIDDLADNETVLENESVAANASNESVAVNESLLENESLEDNASSELNESNLSASANSSASEAANESAVANETLDANETAAVNESASASNETDENASSLEAETESSETDTETAVSDDDEETTTDETANSSESAEADSDATDSAETVATDDSDEINGETTDEQDPAETTADDSEDGDDNDGGFFDPVGAFFDEIFSFNDESDD, from the coding sequence ATGAGTGGGACAACCGACGGCAACAGCGATCCGGTTGGTATTCTTCTCGTGACGATTCTGATTGTTCTCGTTGCGTTTGGAACAACCGTCGCCGTCGTCGGCTCTGAATTCGTCGCCGACGAACCATCTCCAGATAGTGACGCTGACGCCGACAGTGGTAACTCGGTCGGGACGCTCGAGAACGATACCGTCCTCGAGTCGGGTCCGGATAACGCAAGCGAGACCGACGATACCGTGACTGACAGTGATAACGAAAGTGTAGATGAGAGCGAAAACGAGAGCATCGACGACCTCGCGGACAACGAAACCGTTCTCGAAAACGAGTCTGTCGCTGCCAACGCCTCGAACGAATCGGTCGCAGTGAACGAGTCGCTGCTCGAAAACGAATCACTCGAGGATAACGCCTCGAGTGAACTGAACGAATCGAACTTGTCCGCCTCAGCAAACAGCTCTGCATCCGAGGCCGCGAACGAGAGCGCTGTGGCAAACGAGACACTGGACGCGAACGAAACGGCCGCAGTGAACGAGAGTGCATCAGCGTCGAACGAAACCGACGAGAACGCATCATCACTCGAGGCTGAGACTGAGTCATCGGAGACAGATACTGAAACGGCAGTGAGTGACGATGACGAAGAGACAACAACTGATGAGACGGCAAATAGTTCTGAAAGCGCTGAAGCCGACAGTGACGCGACTGACAGTGCTGAGACAGTTGCAACCGACGACAGCGACGAGATCAACGGTGAAACAACAGACGAGCAAGATCCAGCCGAAACAACCGCTGACGACAGCGAAGACGGGGATGACAACGATGGTGGTTTCTTCGATCCTGTCGGGGCGTTCTTCGATGAGATATTCAGTTTTAATGACGAAAGCGACGATTGA
- a CDS encoding S9 family peptidase codes for MSYDIERYLNIRSAYGASFGPEGERLSFLMDTTGTGQVWTLREPQSWPEQRTFYEERVTFASWSPERPELIFGMDEGGNERAQLYRLDAETGEIENLTAMPDAKHRWGGWSHDGDRFAFASNRRDESVFDIYVQNRDETGDEAELVYEGDGWLSLSGWSPDDSRLLVSQAYSNFDQDLSVLDLEADEPDLKHLTPHEGDVRYQSASWAPDGEGIYLVTDEGAADTLYLAYLDLEDESNRETTDLETVVDGDGRESDDSRRRRASPKSDGSWNVDGIALDDETGRFVYSRNVEGYTDLTVGEFDADDPTAFETFPEPDLPGGIAGGVSFDPDAERFALSTSGDTVNTNVFVVDVETGESERWTSAPTAGIPRETFDESDLVHVESFDELAVPGFLSLPSEDEMSEPASNDGAPVIVDIHGGPESQRRPSFSSVKQYFLDRGYAYFEPNVRGSAGYGAGYAALDDIEKRMDSVSDIDACVEWLQDHPEIDPDRIIAKGGSYGGFMVLAALTEYPDRWAAGIDIVGIANFVTFLENTGDWRRELREAEYGSLAEDREFLEEISPTNNIEHIEAPLFVLHGENDPRVPVGEAEQIAEKAEQQGVPVRKLIFEDEGHGFSKLENRIEAYSEIVDFLDEHV; via the coding sequence ATGAGCTATGACATCGAACGCTATCTCAACATCCGAAGCGCCTACGGCGCGTCGTTCGGTCCCGAGGGCGAGCGGCTGTCGTTTCTGATGGATACGACCGGCACGGGACAGGTCTGGACGCTTAGGGAGCCACAGTCCTGGCCCGAACAGCGAACGTTCTACGAGGAGCGAGTCACGTTCGCCTCGTGGTCGCCGGAGCGACCGGAGCTGATTTTCGGGATGGATGAGGGCGGAAACGAGCGGGCGCAACTGTACCGACTCGACGCTGAAACTGGCGAGATCGAGAATTTGACGGCGATGCCAGACGCGAAACACCGCTGGGGTGGCTGGAGCCACGACGGCGACCGGTTCGCGTTCGCTTCGAACCGGCGCGACGAGTCCGTCTTCGACATCTACGTCCAGAACCGAGACGAGACGGGAGACGAGGCCGAACTCGTCTACGAGGGCGACGGCTGGCTCTCGCTGTCGGGCTGGAGTCCCGACGATTCCCGACTGCTCGTCTCGCAAGCGTACTCCAACTTCGATCAGGATCTCTCCGTCCTCGACCTCGAGGCCGACGAGCCAGACCTCAAGCATCTCACGCCCCACGAGGGCGACGTGCGCTATCAGAGCGCGAGTTGGGCACCCGACGGCGAGGGGATCTACCTCGTGACCGACGAGGGTGCGGCGGATACGTTGTATCTGGCGTATCTCGATCTTGAGGACGAATCGAACCGCGAGACGACCGACCTCGAGACCGTCGTTGATGGAGACGGTCGCGAATCGGACGATTCTCGACGTCGTCGGGCTTCTCCGAAGTCCGACGGAAGTTGGAACGTCGACGGCATCGCGCTGGACGACGAGACTGGCCGGTTCGTCTACTCGCGTAACGTCGAGGGCTACACCGATCTGACGGTCGGCGAGTTCGACGCGGACGATCCGACTGCGTTCGAAACGTTCCCCGAACCGGATCTGCCGGGCGGTATCGCCGGCGGCGTCAGTTTCGACCCGGACGCAGAACGGTTCGCACTCTCGACGAGCGGCGATACGGTCAACACGAACGTCTTCGTCGTCGATGTCGAAACCGGGGAGAGCGAACGGTGGACGAGCGCGCCCACAGCGGGCATTCCGCGGGAGACGTTCGACGAGTCCGACCTCGTCCACGTCGAGAGTTTCGATGAGTTGGCGGTGCCCGGTTTCCTCTCCCTCCCGAGCGAGGACGAGATGAGCGAACCGGCGAGCAACGACGGCGCACCCGTCATCGTCGACATCCACGGCGGCCCAGAAAGCCAGCGCCGACCTTCCTTCTCGAGCGTCAAACAGTACTTCCTCGACCGGGGCTACGCCTACTTCGAGCCGAACGTCCGCGGCTCGGCGGGCTACGGCGCGGGCTACGCCGCACTCGACGACATCGAAAAGCGGATGGACTCGGTTTCGGATATCGACGCCTGCGTCGAGTGGCTACAGGACCACCCCGAAATCGACCCCGACCGGATCATCGCCAAGGGCGGCTCCTACGGCGGCTTCATGGTCCTCGCTGCACTGACCGAGTACCCCGACCGCTGGGCGGCCGGCATCGACATCGTCGGCATCGCGAACTTCGTGACCTTCCTCGAGAACACGGGCGACTGGCGACGGGAGCTACGAGAAGCCGAGTACGGCAGCCTCGCCGAGGACCGCGAGTTCTTAGAAGAGATTTCGCCGACGAACAACATCGAGCACATCGAGGCCCCGCTGTTTGTCCTCCATGGCGAGAACGACCCGCGGGTTCCGGTCGGCGAGGCCGAACAGATCGCCGAAAAGGCCGAACAGCAGGGCGTTCCGGTCCGCAAACTCATCTTCGAGGACGAGGGCCACGGCTTCTCGAAACTCGAGAACCGTATCGAGGCCTACTCGGAGATTGTCGATTTCCTAGACGAACACGTTTAA
- a CDS encoding M48 family metallopeptidase, translated as MIDLTHPLASIAVATVIGWLILVVFLWSVYRWLVVSESDKAVISGRIRSISETVSTGCLFAGAAFAGYVSLSLPDGLGHAAAFVGGFAVAGTVLSSANLVALSAHGILEYTWIERPRDGVRAIILSGAGTYGGMAVVAAILVTAPIAILGLVAVGIPTHYALGPWLIEQRATAKPVPQHLEQRWQRLAVDAGCDDITFRIVTGSGSAAAAAVGIVPGRRLIYVTETLTQKVPDDELETVVGHELGHVRNRHLEKRVLGSTILWTGIVAGIVSLFSPLPEATFYVLVGAIIGYLFYRKRLVQHEYEADAVAVDLTSPDAVTRGLERITELEGRPRETSREYDFLTSHPSTARRVRRLENA; from the coding sequence ATGATCGATCTAACACATCCGCTGGCTAGTATCGCAGTCGCGACGGTGATCGGGTGGCTGATCCTCGTCGTCTTCCTGTGGAGCGTTTACCGATGGCTCGTCGTCTCGGAATCCGATAAGGCGGTCATCAGTGGACGTATCCGCAGCATCTCAGAGACCGTATCGACTGGGTGTCTGTTCGCGGGAGCGGCGTTCGCTGGGTACGTTTCACTCTCGCTTCCGGACGGACTCGGACACGCCGCAGCGTTCGTTGGCGGTTTCGCCGTCGCAGGGACAGTCCTTTCCTCGGCCAACCTCGTCGCCCTCTCCGCTCACGGAATACTCGAGTACACGTGGATCGAGCGGCCGCGAGACGGGGTGAGAGCGATTATCCTCTCCGGGGCCGGAACATACGGCGGGATGGCAGTAGTCGCCGCGATACTGGTCACCGCTCCGATCGCCATACTCGGGCTCGTCGCCGTCGGCATACCGACGCACTACGCGCTCGGGCCGTGGTTGATCGAACAGCGCGCAACAGCGAAGCCGGTTCCACAACACCTCGAGCAGCGATGGCAGCGACTCGCAGTCGATGCCGGCTGCGACGATATTACGTTTCGAATCGTTACTGGGAGTGGCTCGGCGGCCGCCGCAGCGGTCGGCATCGTTCCCGGTCGACGACTGATCTACGTGACCGAAACTCTCACTCAGAAGGTCCCAGACGACGAACTCGAGACGGTCGTTGGCCACGAACTCGGTCACGTTCGCAACCGACATCTCGAGAAAAGAGTGCTCGGTTCGACGATTCTGTGGACCGGTATCGTCGCAGGAATCGTGAGCCTGTTCTCGCCACTTCCCGAAGCGACCTTCTACGTCCTCGTGGGTGCCATCATTGGATACCTGTTCTACAGAAAACGGCTCGTCCAACACGAATACGAGGCTGATGCAGTCGCTGTGGATCTCACGAGTCCCGACGCAGTCACACGCGGGCTCGAACGGATTACGGAACTCGAGGGACGACCGCGAGAGACGAGCAGAGAGTACGATTTTCTCACGAGCCATCCGTCGACTGCCCGGCGAGTCCGCCGCCTCGAGAACGCGTAG